Proteins from a genomic interval of Arachis hypogaea cultivar Tifrunner chromosome 10, arahy.Tifrunner.gnm2.J5K5, whole genome shotgun sequence:
- the LOC112716568 gene encoding uncharacterized protein isoform X2, translating to MESENGVAVEIEKRIIGMTTNKENTKNQVGNELSKTIEAESDCPNSNDAVEASITCSASKASKHAKEASGGRASVGSKNKKSSKDKPILKKLPTSISQKQRPTLSQSLSFPAKSKLGREQGMLKSFDGYPSNTRTKPKHGTKAKDEKPKTNRRASLASMPNSKTSVFGRTIPVSKKNHTTEAALPVDEISNPEKTPKPNKEDDDSHSTTSSATPSQKTSGSGFSFRLEERAEKRKEFFTKLEEKIQAKEAEKTNQQAKSKENQEAEIKQLRKTMVFKATPMPIFYKEPPPKVELKKIPTTRPRSPNLGRNKESTMKNNNSEKEKFNVKEKQQQENDSNSNKSKGKGHTNKEVISKKAITRTQSKVQSREIKGTKGSSEECQNQDVNNNMELKSETDVAQNGAVILNSTAPEVVSYVVTVGV from the exons ATGGAATCTGAAAACGGTGTTGCTGTGGAGATAGAGAAACGCATAATTGGGATGACAACTAATAAGGAGAATACAAAGAACCAAGTTGGAAATGAATTATCCAAAACCATAGAAGCAGAATCAGATTGCCCCAATTCTAATGATGCTGTTGAGGCCTCTATAACTTGTTCTGCAAGTAAAGCTTCAAAACATGCTAAGGAAGCAAGTGGTGGAAGAGCTAGTGTTGGTTCCAAGAACAAAAAATCTTCCAAGGATAAACCAATCTTGAAGAAGCTTCCAACTTCAATCTCTCAGAAACAAAGGCCAACCCTTTCTCAGAGCCTTTCTTTCCCGGCCAAATCCAAACTCGGCCGCGAACAAGGCATGCTCAAAAGCTTTGATGGATATCCCTCAAACACTAGGACAAAACCAAAACATGGAACTAAAGCGAAGGACGAAAAGCCGAAAACTAACCGGAGGGCCTCATTGGCATCCATGCCTAATTCAAAAACCTCTGTg TTTGGAAGGACTATTCCAGTTAGCAAGAAGAATCATACAACTGAGGCAGCACT ACCCGTTGATGAGATTTCAAATCCGGAGAAAACACCAAAACCAAACAAAGAGGATGATGATTCTCATTCCACAACTTC AAGTGCTACTCCTAGTCAGAAGACCAGTGGTTCTGGATTTTCCTTCAGATTAGAAGAAAGAGCCGAAAAGCGAAAGGAG TTTTTCACCAAGTTAGAGGAGAAGATTCAAGCAAAGGAAGCAGAGAAGACTAACCAGCAAGCAAAATCAAAGGAGAATCAAGAGGCAGAGATCAAGCAATTGAGGAAGACCATGGTATTCAAAGCCActccaatgccaatcttttataagGAACCACCTCCAAAAGTTGAACTCAAGAAG ATTCCAACAACACGGCCAAGATCGCCGAATCTTGGAAGGAACAAAGAGTCTACTATGAAGAACAACAactcagaaaaagaaaaatttaatgtGAAAGAGAAGCAGCAGCAAGAGaatgattcaaattcaaacaagtcAAAGGGAAAGGGTCATACTAACAAAGAAGTGATCTCAAAGAAAGCAATCACAAGAACACAAAGCAAGGTGCAGTCTCGGGAAATCAAAGGTACCAAAGGAAGCAGTGAAGAATGCCAAAACCAAGATGTAAATAATAACATGGAGCTGAAATCTGAAACAGATGTTGCACAGAATGGTGCAGTGATATTGAATTCGACTGCACCTGAAGTTGTATCATATGTGGTTACCGTGGGAGTGTAg
- the LOC112716568 gene encoding uncharacterized protein isoform X1, with the protein MSHSLEPLCLFHFTFTSLHKSILSLLFIHKTKPLPLLLLNQTPSSYSTLFSLLISISPLLTVGHPSTTSMESENGVAVEIEKRIIGMTTNKENTKNQVGNELSKTIEAESDCPNSNDAVEASITCSASKASKHAKEASGGRASVGSKNKKSSKDKPILKKLPTSISQKQRPTLSQSLSFPAKSKLGREQGMLKSFDGYPSNTRTKPKHGTKAKDEKPKTNRRASLASMPNSKTSVFGRTIPVSKKNHTTEAALPVDEISNPEKTPKPNKEDDDSHSTTSSATPSQKTSGSGFSFRLEERAEKRKEFFTKLEEKIQAKEAEKTNQQAKSKENQEAEIKQLRKTMVFKATPMPIFYKEPPPKVELKKIPTTRPRSPNLGRNKESTMKNNNSEKEKFNVKEKQQQENDSNSNKSKGKGHTNKEVISKKAITRTQSKVQSREIKGTKGSSEECQNQDVNNNMELKSETDVAQNGAVILNSTAPEVVSYVVTVGV; encoded by the exons atgtcTCACTCACTTGAACCTCTGTGTCTGTTCCACTTCACTTTCACTTCATTACACAAAtccattctctctcttctcttcattCACAAAACCAAACCACTTCCTCTCTTGCTCTTGAACCAAACCCCATCATCATATTCTACTCTCTTCTCTCTACTAATCTCCATTTCACCATT ATTAACAGTTGGTCATCCTTCAACTACTTCAATGGAATCTGAAAACGGTGTTGCTGTGGAGATAGAGAAACGCATAATTGGGATGACAACTAATAAGGAGAATACAAAGAACCAAGTTGGAAATGAATTATCCAAAACCATAGAAGCAGAATCAGATTGCCCCAATTCTAATGATGCTGTTGAGGCCTCTATAACTTGTTCTGCAAGTAAAGCTTCAAAACATGCTAAGGAAGCAAGTGGTGGAAGAGCTAGTGTTGGTTCCAAGAACAAAAAATCTTCCAAGGATAAACCAATCTTGAAGAAGCTTCCAACTTCAATCTCTCAGAAACAAAGGCCAACCCTTTCTCAGAGCCTTTCTTTCCCGGCCAAATCCAAACTCGGCCGCGAACAAGGCATGCTCAAAAGCTTTGATGGATATCCCTCAAACACTAGGACAAAACCAAAACATGGAACTAAAGCGAAGGACGAAAAGCCGAAAACTAACCGGAGGGCCTCATTGGCATCCATGCCTAATTCAAAAACCTCTGTg TTTGGAAGGACTATTCCAGTTAGCAAGAAGAATCATACAACTGAGGCAGCACT ACCCGTTGATGAGATTTCAAATCCGGAGAAAACACCAAAACCAAACAAAGAGGATGATGATTCTCATTCCACAACTTC AAGTGCTACTCCTAGTCAGAAGACCAGTGGTTCTGGATTTTCCTTCAGATTAGAAGAAAGAGCCGAAAAGCGAAAGGAG TTTTTCACCAAGTTAGAGGAGAAGATTCAAGCAAAGGAAGCAGAGAAGACTAACCAGCAAGCAAAATCAAAGGAGAATCAAGAGGCAGAGATCAAGCAATTGAGGAAGACCATGGTATTCAAAGCCActccaatgccaatcttttataagGAACCACCTCCAAAAGTTGAACTCAAGAAG ATTCCAACAACACGGCCAAGATCGCCGAATCTTGGAAGGAACAAAGAGTCTACTATGAAGAACAACAactcagaaaaagaaaaatttaatgtGAAAGAGAAGCAGCAGCAAGAGaatgattcaaattcaaacaagtcAAAGGGAAAGGGTCATACTAACAAAGAAGTGATCTCAAAGAAAGCAATCACAAGAACACAAAGCAAGGTGCAGTCTCGGGAAATCAAAGGTACCAAAGGAAGCAGTGAAGAATGCCAAAACCAAGATGTAAATAATAACATGGAGCTGAAATCTGAAACAGATGTTGCACAGAATGGTGCAGTGATATTGAATTCGACTGCACCTGAAGTTGTATCATATGTGGTTACCGTGGGAGTGTAg
- the LOC112716567 gene encoding replication protein A 70 kDa DNA-binding subunit B-like, whose product MGERCDFLEEISTKRADWIIKVYVVRMWYGPPRPNSSEAGALEIALHDLKGSRIHCTIPKSVVRLFRPILSEGQLYSISSFIVQKNNMWMKCSSLQYRITLLQRSMVVHIPQPLFPFQPFTFRSIASILQEERLDQNFLFDVLAEVIGKEDPKDLVTKQGQESKRLGLLVEDLEKNSISCTLFGSLVDLIQPYLDGDKTEPLIVAFQLFRAKEWNGKISIQSSFDTSNIHINPNIKEAELFKKSLVDSTQGDSCFSSQRISHMSSSSYRSAIDELRKGICKVETIDSVLNASDVGFKWILCTIVDFDVGRNDWFFIACKYCHKKCKKIEERFECDHCRKKAVQVDLRYKLQAYVSDATGSMCVVLWDTEASQIVGLSATKVRETYSQDDSDDSYPEVLKTALDMKLLLRINVKSSNLSGNENVYNVTKACLDEHLIHKYSQSVNEQSTKGLDNVTSLDCTTDVVYLGDDESVQGGQESVNESKTVTSSKGRAKRIDAGIIGVVAKDLESIPVGQLSSTKKPRLSIKKEKTL is encoded by the exons ATGGGTGAAAGGTGTGACTTTCTTGAAGAAATCTCCACAAAAAGAGCAGATTGGATCATTAAGGTTTATGTTGTAAGGATGTGGTATGGTCCTCCACGCCCAAATAGTAGTGAAGCTGGTGCTTTAGAGATTGCATTGCACGACTTGAAG GGCAGCAGGATACACTGCACGATTCCAAAATCAGTGGTGCGACTGTTCCGGCCCATTCTGTCGGAGGGGCAGCTATATAGTATTTCTTCTTTTATAGTCCAAAAGAACAATATGTGGATGAAGTGCAGCTCGCTTCAGTATAGGATCACCTTATTACAAAGAAGCATGGTTGTTCATATCCCTCAACCGCTCTTTCcgtttcagccatttacatttaggAGTATTGCGTCTATCCTGCAAGAAGAAAGGCTTGATCAGAATTTTCTTTTTG ATGTGCTAGCAGAGGTTATAGGGAAGGAGGACCCAAAGGATTTGGTTACCAAGCAAGGGCAGGAAAGCAAGCGGTTAGGGCTGTTAGTGGAGGACCTTGA GAAGAATTCTATCAGTTGTACCCTATTTGGTTCACTGGTAGATTTGATCCAACCCTATTTAGATGGTGATAAGACTGAACCTCTCATAGTTGCATTCCAACTATTTAGAGCAAAGGAATGGAATG GGAAGATTAGTATTCAGAGTAGTTTTGACACATCTAACATCCACATAAATCCCAATATTAAAGAGGCCGAACTATTTAAAAAGAG TTTGGTGGACAGCACTCAAGGTGATAGTTGTTTTTCATCCCAGAGGATAAGTCATATGTCATCCAGTTCATATCGATCTGCTATTGATGAGCTCAGAAAAGGGATCTGCAAAGTTGAAACAATAGACAGTGTGTTGAATGCAAGTGAT gttGGGTTTAAATGGATACTATGTACGATTGTTGACTTTGATGTCgggaggaatgattggttcttcATAGCTTGCAAGTATTGTCATAAAAAATGCAAAAAGATAGAGGAGAGATTTGAATGTGACCATTGCCGCAAGAAGGCCGTTCAGGTAGACTTGCGGTATAAGCTTCAAGCTTATGTTTCCGATGCAACTGGAAGTATGTGTGTAGTGTTGTGGGATACCGAAGCAAGCCAAATTGTAGGGTTGAGTGCAACCAAAGTCAGAGAAACCTACAGTCAG GATGATTCTGATGATTCTTACCCGGAGGTGTTGAAGACGGCCTTGGACATGAAGTTGCTATTAAGGATTAATGTGAAAAGTAGTAATTTGAGTGGTAATGAAAATGTCTATAATGTCACAAAAGCTTGCCTTGATGAGCACCTTATCCATAAATACAGCCAGTCTGTAAATGAACAATCTACGAAG GGGTTGGATAATGTTACTAGCTTGGATTGTACTACTGATGTTGTTTATCTTGGTGATGATGAATCTGTCCAAGGTGGACAA GAATCTGTCAATGAGTCTAAGACAGTTACCAGCAGCAAGGGAAGAGCTAAAAGGATTGATGCAGGAATTATAGGAGTAGTTGCGAAAGACTTGGAAAGTATACCCGTAGGGCAGTTGTCAAGTACTAAGAAGCCAAGGTTGAGTATTAAGAAAGAAAAGACTCTCTAG
- the LOC140175767 gene encoding F-box/kelch-repeat protein At3g23880-like encodes MSINNTHQTSSTKKDLPEDVLMEILVKTEPKTVARCRCLSKQWYRQLSSYQFVKRNFFATKGRHFSILLTFGFPPWEIGRDWLTSIHGESQATTPIRLPFNTSDFGWWSVIGCDNGLVCLRYSLHGLPSEIMLWNPLTRRTRILKDPGSVRSLHAVCIYNFGYTSGIDQYYVVHAYKRSFRDRRLEFTFYDSRMNDWTEHVIEDKVIQKLGPNSVWLNGVVFWINWVGEDYIHPLCVVCYELKSGQLNRYTIPKIAKKKFQYLSAFNDKVCYISYDSTCQDDKIGIWKLDTNASRKKMWQNILSINPISIGFNPNIFIGDQIIMLMEHRSNLMRINDRHNTEICLKSLNIKKNQSKELFYRTWMEEIEIKSLSLLLQGMLNP; translated from the coding sequence ATGTCCATTAACAATACACATCAAACTTCATCTACAAAGAAAGATTTGCCTGAAGATGTCCTAATGGAGATCTTGGTGAAGACCGAGCCAAAGACTGTTGCGAGGTGCAGATGTTTGAGCAAACAATGGTACCGCCAATTATCTTCCTATCAATTTGTGAAGAGAAATTTTTTTGCAACCAAAGGTAGGCATTTCAGCATTCTCTTAACATTTGGTTTTCCTCCGTGGGAAATCGGGCGTGATTGGCTTACAAGCATTCATGGAGAATCTCAAGCCACTACACCTATTAGGTTACCATTCAATACATCCGATTTTGGATGGTGGAGTGTCATTGGGTGTGACAATGGGTTGGTGTGTTTGAGGTACAGCCTTCATGGACTCCCATCCGAGATCATGCTGTGGAATCCTCTAACAAGGCGAACACGAATTTTAAAAGATCCTGGATCAGTTCGTTCTTTGCATGCTGTTTGTATATATAATTTTGGATATACAAGTGGCATTGATCAGTACTATGTAGTTCACGCTTATAAGAGGAGTTTTCGAGACAGGAGGCTGGAGTTCACATTTTACGATTCTCGAATGAACGACTGGACTGAGCATGTCATCGAAGACAAAGTAATTCAGAAGTTAGGGCCGAATAGCGTATGGCTGAATGGTGTTGTGTTCTGGATTAATTGGGTTGGTGAGGACTATATCCATCCACTTTGTGTTGTGTGTTATGAATTAAAATCAGGCCAGCTTAATCGGTACACAATCCCGAAGATAGCCAAGAAGAAGTTCCAATATCTTTCGGCTTTTAATGATAAGGTCTGCTATATTTCATATGATAGTACATGTCAAGATGATAAGATCGGGATATGGAAATTAGACACCAATGCATCCAGGAAAAAGATGTGGCAAAACATACTCAGCATTAATCCAATCAGCATCGGATTTAACCCTAATATTTTTATTGGAGATCAGATCATTATGCTAATGGAGCACAGAAGCAACCTTATGAGGATCAATGATCGTCATAATACTGAGATTTGTTTGAAGAGTCtgaacattaaaaaaaatcagaGCAAAGAGTTATTCTACAGAACTTGGATGGAAGAGATCGAGATCAAGTCCTTAAGCTTATTATTGCAAGGGATGTTAAAtccttaa